In the Verrucomicrobiia bacterium genome, one interval contains:
- a CDS encoding ABC transporter ATP-binding protein, producing MAKDKKLSTKEYIRALWGVARLSARTAPLAVSFKLVGIAIEAALPIAVTFFAAATTTKLAEAFAGNEAAGEQAIVFIIITAALGLFMTAWQSINQYVQAVMRYKIEARVSDMMYEHFLSLDFWQYDDKDTADLYDRAQKFSQFFAYIFDRLSSILVQLVTLIFSLVALSLFLPLLALFALIAVIPGVYIQFKLSRAQVTHWNKNVDVRRSKAYIEWNLLQPGSIAELRLNGLVRHLLQLRAGLRDKDEKERLQYERQFIGKRLLADVLEAATELGALLWIAGQIIARAQPIGQFIYVQQLISRAIGGANAFVSQISTFDEDLANLFDYQKFMDLPTAKKDGFKLRTAPESITFSKVSFHYPQLQQPVLQDISFTIKKGQHVAIVGENGAGKSTLIKLLTGLYEPIKGQVLIDDRPLTQVSTASWHKQLSVLRQEYQKYSFADIQNNVYFGDVSQPLEEAKLSRALEKAEAAEFTTELPQGLKTLPSPWMEDADGNKGTEFSGGQWQRIALARSFYRNAPIVILDEPTSAIDALAEARIFARLFAKDNKKTVITISHRLSTVKKADLIIVMKHGRIVENGTHAQLARQKGEYYTMFQSQLEEDQTSKKL from the coding sequence ATGGCCAAAGACAAGAAGTTATCGACTAAAGAATACATCCGGGCGTTATGGGGTGTGGCCAGGCTAAGTGCTCGCACAGCACCGCTGGCGGTGAGCTTTAAGCTAGTAGGAATTGCCATAGAAGCGGCGCTGCCAATTGCAGTGACGTTTTTTGCGGCGGCGACCACCACTAAACTAGCCGAAGCTTTTGCCGGGAACGAAGCCGCTGGCGAGCAGGCGATTGTTTTTATTATCATCACGGCGGCGTTGGGCTTATTTATGACGGCCTGGCAAAGTATTAATCAGTATGTGCAAGCGGTAATGCGCTACAAGATTGAAGCCCGGGTGAGCGATATGATGTACGAGCATTTTTTGTCGCTTGACTTTTGGCAGTACGACGATAAAGATACCGCCGATCTTTATGATCGCGCGCAGAAGTTCAGCCAATTTTTTGCTTACATTTTCGACCGCTTATCGAGTATTTTGGTGCAGTTAGTCACGCTTATTTTTTCACTGGTAGCGCTCAGTTTGTTCCTACCGCTGCTCGCACTTTTTGCTCTCATCGCTGTAATTCCCGGCGTCTACATTCAATTTAAATTATCGCGGGCACAGGTGACGCACTGGAATAAAAATGTCGATGTCCGCCGCTCGAAAGCCTATATAGAATGGAACTTGCTGCAGCCTGGTAGTATTGCCGAGTTACGGCTTAACGGGCTGGTGCGCCACCTACTGCAGTTACGGGCAGGTTTACGCGATAAAGACGAAAAAGAGCGCCTGCAGTATGAACGCCAGTTTATTGGCAAGCGTTTACTGGCCGACGTGTTAGAAGCCGCGACTGAACTCGGCGCCCTGCTCTGGATCGCCGGTCAAATTATTGCCCGGGCTCAGCCAATTGGGCAGTTTATTTACGTGCAACAGCTTATTTCACGGGCGATTGGTGGCGCGAATGCCTTTGTGTCGCAAATCAGCACCTTCGATGAAGACTTGGCAAACCTTTTTGATTACCAAAAATTTATGGATCTGCCCACCGCTAAAAAAGATGGCTTCAAGTTACGCACGGCGCCTGAAAGTATCACTTTTTCTAAGGTGTCGTTCCATTACCCACAACTGCAGCAGCCTGTGCTGCAAGATATTAGTTTTACTATTAAAAAAGGCCAGCATGTGGCGATTGTCGGCGAAAATGGTGCTGGCAAATCAACTCTCATTAAGCTACTAACCGGGCTGTACGAACCCATTAAAGGGCAGGTGCTTATTGATGATCGACCTTTGACCCAAGTATCGACTGCTTCGTGGCACAAGCAACTGTCTGTTTTACGGCAAGAGTACCAAAAATATTCTTTTGCCGATATCCAAAACAATGTTTATTTTGGTGATGTCAGCCAGCCGCTCGAAGAAGCCAAGCTGAGCCGGGCGCTAGAAAAAGCTGAAGCGGCAGAGTTTACCACCGAATTACCCCAAGGGCTAAAAACCTTGCCGAGCCCCTGGATGGAAGACGCCGATGGCAATAAGGGCACCGAGTTTTCCGGCGGGCAGTGGCAGCGAATTGCCCTGGCCAGGAGTTTTTACCGGAATGCGCCAATTGTTATTTTGGATGAGCCAACCAGTGCGATTGATGCGTTGGCCGAAGCCCGCATTTTTGCTCGCCTTTTCGCAAAAGACAATAAAAAAACCGTTATTACCATTAGTCACCGCTTGAGCACGGTTAAAAAGGCCGACCTGATCATTGTAATGAAACACGGCCGGATTGTAGAAAACGGGACGCACGCTCAGCTGGCGCGCCAAAAAGGTGAGTACTACACTATGTTCCAATCGCAGCTTGAGGAAGATCAGACAAGCAAGAAGTTGTAA